The stretch of DNA GCAATCCACTTCTCccttgatttttgaaaccagagAACCTCCTCTTGTTCCAAGACCAAATCTAGTTCTTTAATCAACCCTTCTTCCTCACTCAGTAGGTTATCTGACTGATGGGCATCCAGTTGATCTTGAACCCTTGTAATCGCCGCTGACAAATGCTCCTTCCGTCTCTGGATATCCCCAAAAACTTCATGATTCCACTTCTTAAGCATAACTGTCAATCTCTGCAGAGCTAGTTGTGTTGTAATCTCCGTATCCCAGGATGATGTCAACATCTCTTTAAACTCAGGATGAGACAACCACGCAGCCTCAAACCTAAACGGTCTCCGCCGTGGATCGCACCGAACCTCCGGGCTCAACTGCACATACAGAGGTGCATGGTCCGATGCCAAGAAAGGTAAGTGAGTCACCGTAGCCTCTTGCCATCGTAGACGTGTCTGAGCACAGCACAATACCCTATCCAACCTCTTAGCCACATAGTTGGAAGCCACACGCCCTCTCCGCCATGTAAACTTGTTCCCCTTGAACCCCATATCGATTAGGGAATTAGAATTAATCCACGAGCCAAACTCCAAAGAGTCCGGGGACAAGCGACCATTACCTCCGGACCGTTCGTCTAGCCGTACTACAGTATTAAAATCACCACCCACCATAAACGGAACATTAATCCCCTGAATCACTTCTCCCAGCTTATCCCAAAGCCCACGTCTTCTAGCTGGAGTAGGAGCTgcataaacaacaacaatgtgCATCGGATTCACTCCATCATCTATCCTAGCATGAACAAACTGGTCCGAAGACTCGACAATTGATACCAAACCGACCTCCGTACGCCACAAGAGCCAAATCCCTCCACTTTGTCCTACAGCATCCACACGAAAGGACTGGTCAAAACCTAATCCTTGACAGATGCGAGCTGCTCGATTCCCACCAGCATGAGTTTCAAACAAAGCGAGTAACTGCGTCTGAAATCTCTTCAACATATACCTAATTGACCGCATGAAATTGGGTTTATTGGCCCCCCGGTAATTCCAGAAAATGCAATTCATCATTACACACAATAAGTGGTATAGAACAACCGGGGGAAACAATTATTCCTTCCGGAGGGTAACCCCTCCATCCAATGATTTACTCAAATTGTATTAGCAAAAGTTATTTAGGATATCATCTGTAATTGTACATTTTGTTTGATAgatatcttaaatatatattagcaaAAGTAATTTGTACATTTTGTTCAATAATGTATATATCTCACATtgtgtttaatctttttttttatgtattgttcttctttccttcttatttacttctattttttaatttaaaattagatatGTATAAGAATTTTTGATGgctatattaaaattaatttatcagTGCAGATTCATAAATATTAATTCTGATCATCTCACAATAAAGGAATCAGTTAAAAAAACTATCATCATAATTtactttagatgtttgattatttcttacatattcaagtatatatatttttatttttaaaagtatgcaatgtttaacgaaacaattattttttgtaatacaattattgaatcaatttttcttaactctctcttactTCTACAAAGCttgtaatacatttttagtatacttatcattatatttagttcttgtgatccaacatataactatataaagatcattataatgtattgtcaaaaaaaaaaaagatcattataGTGTTTATTTAGTTCAAATTTTGTACTTAAGAattctatattaaattttttgatattccATGTACAATCTAGCTTGTACTGCAAATATGAAGATATTAGAATTAAACCTAGCAATATATACATGAAGggaaatataaaagagattaaaaataaaataatctttgggatttttttgaaatttttgattgTGCTTCGTATGATTTTTATTGGAAATGTATTTGATTCGTTACTTAAATTATAATAaggattttaattattaattactttattttatattgaaaaCTTAAACTAAAATACTTTAATATcatagaaaattttcatttttcttattaacataccattaacaatgtttttttttcctttaatgcTCCAAATACCTaagaatcttattatataaagcttgatgtcaaatttattcattatcaagatcgtgacatgtgtcaaatatactgattagatgttgacacatgccaacataattttttttttataaacgtgGTAGGAcaactaattatatttaaaaagttttacatgtttatatgttaaaaatttatttttctaaatcaaaaaagaaaactaagaaaatcaatatattttccattgtatgctCATTATATTTTATGTGTGTTCTCAATCAAATTTTacatgtgtaagcaaaaacttaatttattaagcatgtatattaatcaataaataataaataacaaagttaaaataataacataagttatttaacacaattttagtcggatataaattgtatttatcgttgtaatataaatttttattgtaagcaatgaacttaaaaagaaaaaatttcaaaacatgatgtgtattagtatagttttacatgttttattttaaagattttaattcatgtagtaatatgagaaacctggaaaaaaatagaacaaatgagtttgtaggaatgaatttttggttaattgatgaaaattgacaaaagtattacttatgaaattatcacatatagaagaataatattttggatattttggatCTACAAAAGAattgtggatgttaactgatttttttactgattagttttattgttaaatttaaaatactaaccaatatacatattatctcatatgatgcgaatattatttttgttattaaaattttaactctaatctatgaagaagtgaattatggttttacgatgaaatagatagttaaatttgattactaaactgaatgtataacaatgaaatttattttagattaattttttcaaatattaatatgtatcattataaacaaaattcatttaagaatattagtaacttttttttatgtttgattttataatttcaacacatgtatttttgtaatgcatatgttaaaacataagataattcaaaataaattataatttataggaatgaatcttcagttatttgatcAGAAAGTCTCtattatctttatatatgtatttattttatcaatttcactcatttaaaattgattatgacatgagataagtacttatgagataacaacataacaaatatatcttaaataatgttgattcagtttttttgcgaattatattatgttaatttttatttttattttcaattcttactgagatatagatttgatatgatgtattaattgtgtttgatataaaatatttagttctatgcattaagatgaaatgcgtaattaaacttaaaatatggtttattatgattgtatatatatttaaatggtactcattgtcctataagagtttttgggtaaaagcacaaagattaataaacaataaatattatgtcatttataaaacttaaaccaatggaaaaatatactgcatagttcaaatagtcataaattttatattaataaaaattgtacatagaaatttgagaaaatgttataaaatagagcaaaaaCAGCCTTgaaactcttatataatgaaACTAAGAGactattaaaatgaaatatgagaggttttcaatattaaaatgttacaagataaaatctaaaaacatgtatcttactacttaattattctcaataatttttttaaaatttttacctGCGTAATAACGCGAGCCTTATCTAGTACTTTTATAAAAACTgaattataaaagaaacatgtatgtatgattatatataaataatttatatactttgatattgtatgattaaataaataaaagtgtaaaaatatttttgacatttaggaaatttatttgttatatatatttttatgattattaattaaattaaattaaattaataaacataccTAATTATACAACAATCTGTACATATGTTCGGGTTATTACCTAGTAACAATGATAGATAACCAATTAATATGTCTTTTCAATTTGATGAGATTGTGTTAGTTCTCttagctttttttgtttgtgatgttGATAAGAGTTGTCTCTTTTGGagatgtttaaattttttttctatggcTATAAAATTCTAAAGTGAGGTGACAACTAGTAGAGAAATCCACACACACTATCTACTATCTACTGCTCTCAAAATGCAGAAGACTCAATATGATATGCTATATTTACTtgaacatttattttaattcaaaattttgttttacgtTTATTAATTTCTTACAACAAAATTTACCATGACTTCCTttcacttataaaaataaaattaaatgattgTATGGTAACAAACCAATTAGCTCAAATTTTAAGTAAGCAAATGATAtggattgttttattatttcaaattttttttgaaaatgtgcATAGTGCAGTTATCAGCTAGTTTAGAAGAGGaaatgatataattaattttcgAATTAGcacaaattttgagtttttagcTAGACTTTGATTTATTACACCTCCAATACCATTGCATTGCCTTAGTGGACAGAAAACCACAACCGAACCACAACAACTCAACTAATGTTCTATACAAACAAGAATATATGTatcttcctttttgtttgtttggatttaGTATGGTTCCCCTGAAAACAAAATGCTTAATACAAAAGAGGTACCTTTTCTTCCGGTCGATGTTTTTTTCCTTGAATCGACATGTTTTAATGATTCGGGTTTGACATGCAAAGTTAGAAGTCACCTTGTTGGTCTCGAGCTCGAGCTTCGAACAGTCACACCATGTAAGAACTTGGCGTAGCCTAAGAAATTCAGCTTTCCATCTGAACTTCTTATCCAATCCTTGAGCAGAGGATATGCATTTGGTCCCAAACTCATCTCCTGCATATGCAAAAAGATATTGGTTTCACAGAATTACAGATCTCAGGGATATATTGAAGTCCCTACATACCTCTGCGAGTTCTTGGACAGAAATGGCTCGGCTTCCTTCACGTTCAAAGTTGTCAAAGGCTATCGTTGCGATCTGTTCCCATTCTTCAAGAGCCTCAAGTTGATAAACGCTGACCGCAGCCGCACAGAACTCTTCAAAATCAAGTTTTCTATGTGCCAAGGGTTGCATCTTCAGTCAAACAAGAAGGaaacacacagaaaaaaaagagtattacaATGTATATTACAACCACAAACTAGAAATGCTGCGACTTATAAAGATATGTTGATGTACCATGTTTAAAATGTCAGGAAGCCTAGATTCGATCATAGCATCCGTAGCATATCTTGTCAGAGCCTGCATTTAGCATAAGATAAGAAGACTCTCAGATTCATAAATTGAAGAACAGTGACACTAAAAGCCTATTGTTAGACCAGTAAAGATGAGTGTGGAAATCACCCACTGACCGTGGTGAAATTGTGTAGATGCAAGCCTCCATCCTCTGGGTCGAGGAGCATAAACTGTGCTTTAAGGAACACGAGTTCTTCTTCGGGTATAGCTTTCGATAGAGCCTGTGGTACAAGtaacagaaaaataaagataacatAAAAGACACGTTATCAACTCAATTAAGAACAAAAGCTAGGATCAAACaaactaatgtaaaaaaaaaatatgacaataATCCTAAGAAAACTGTTAAACTCTTGACAAGATCTGAACAACTTGGTTAACAAATGGATCTGATCTATTCTGTCACACATGTTATCGTATTTGCAAGGGTAAACTACAACACATATGTTAATTATTAGAGAATCACCTTAAGTGCTGCTCGTCTGAAAGGCGATGCTCGAATATAAGACTTGACCAATTtgtaaatagagaaatcaagaaGTAAACCAGGGTTTTCATCTCGAAGCCATGGATGAGCTGCAAATTTAATCATACTCATCATTACGTTTCCATCAATCAATGTCACTAGTTTTTAACACTAGTGGTTAATTAGGAACTTACCTAAAGCTTGAGCAGCTGTCATTCTTTTCCTATGGTCTTTGTTCAAAAGCCTTTTCACAAAGTCTTTGGCAATAGGAGATATTGAAGGCCAGGGCAAATCTTCGAAATTAGGATTCGCTCTAAGCACACAACGAAAAATAGCAGACTCGGTTCTTCCATAAAATGGTCTACTTCCACAAAGTAATATGTAAGATATGACACCAATACTCCATATATCTGCTTCAGTGCTATATGATCTGTGGAGTACTTCAGGTGCAACATAGTATGCACTTCCTACCACATCGTTGAGACGCTGATCTGATTAAACACCACCACAAAGAAAACATTCATCCCTTTAAGTCGACATAAAATTCTACTAAGCAGAGTCATGTATAAGAAAGAGAAGTAAAGAAATAGATCATTACCGAATCTAGCGAAATCAGACAAACCAAAATCTATAACCTTGAGTGTTGCATCCTCATTTTTGCTGGTAAAGAGAAAATTCTGGATAAAACAGTACAGAACTTGTTAAAAAACACAAGCAAATCAtgatatattattcaaaaactGGTAGAAGCAGAATGTGTACCTCCGGCTTCAGATCACGGTGCACAACACCTTGAAGATGGAAGAAAGCAGTTGCAGATAAAATCTGCACAAGAATACGCTTTGCATCTGCTTCCGGGTATCGACCACCTCTGCAGTAAAGAGATATATAGACATTACAAGGTGTTATACAACACAAAGCTACCTCTTTAACCTATATAGACCAAAACTGGAATAcacaaagaaatgaaaacagaggaaagacTAGTTTTGATTTTACCTCGCCAAAATTCTATCCAATAGCTCTCCACCTTCACATAACCTGGAACCATAATGGAGTCAATACATATTCATTAGAGAAAGACCGAGACAAGTGttccaaatcaaaaacagaattgTTATACATAGAAAGCAATGAAAGAGACATACTTACTCCATAACAACAAAGACATTATCAGCATCTTCAAACACATCGTAGAACTTAACCATATGACTATGCCCTGACAAAGCTTTCAACAACTTCACCTCTCGACGAACATCTTCAATTGATAAAGCTGATGTCATCtgaaaacaccacaaaacaccCCACATTGTATCAACAACACAAGAACCAATTCTTATGTTTCCAGTAACTTTGGAATCGATCACATTGTAACAAACCTTAGATTTAGAGATGATTTTGACAGCAACAGTTTGACCTTTGATCTTGCCTTTCTTAGCTTTAGCCCAACAAGTATGACCAAAATGCCCTCGACCCACCTCTTTCCCAAGCTCATACTTTGTTTCAAAGTTCTTAGCAAACCCGAAATTTTTGTCCAACCTCCCTCCGATCCCGCCTCCGGCACCGCTACCTCCGGCTCTTCCGTGATCGACTTCTTCCCTATCCTCAGGGATCGGACCATCTCGCGGCTGTGGTGCTGCACCTCTTCGCCGTCTCAGAGCCGCCATGATCGGTTTCGCAGGTGAAGGAGGCGGGAACGGCCATTTGAATTTTCTTCCCGGAGTACTCGCCGGAGATGGAGCTACTCCAGCCGGTAACGGGCTTTGGAATGGGCTGATATTGTAAGGGTTGACTTCCGAAGCAGCCGGAGACTGGGGAATCGACGATGAAGTctggtggttgttgttgttaactGAGCGACGATGACGTAACTGAGCGGTTACGGAGGGGATCTCGTTGTCGTCATCGTCGACGGTGGAAATGTTCCGGCTGTAACAGTGACCCATCGTCGCCGGATTGTTTGAAAGTCAAAGTTTAGTTTTTTGATCGGtgagaaaacaaaagtcaatACATCGGACGGTGAGGAGACGAAGTTGAATAGTGTAAAGCTTTCACAGAGATCATTTCAAACccaagaggaaaaaaaaaaacaaaacagaggttTGAATGACCgctggagaaaaaaaagaattaattaaaaaatcgaAAGAACATAAATATAACAGTAACGGAAGAAAATGCCGGTGGTTTTGCTATAACGACAGCGGAGGAAACGTGATTACTACGATAGCCACGTGAGCTAGTGACGTGTGAttaatgattatatttattatgtctTATTTGtctcggatttttttttttgtttgctgaaactatattttaaaatttttaaaataattatgtttggatatataagattttttttggctaaacacaaaaagattaaaaaataataataataatagttttaataaattgactagtattaaaaataattacagaCTTCATATAGTTATAAACTATTATTACATTAATATAAAGTCTGTAGAGATTTTGAAAAAACCTAATAAAATTGT from Camelina sativa cultivar DH55 chromosome 9, Cs, whole genome shotgun sequence encodes:
- the LOC104711445 gene encoding CDPK-related kinase 6-like, with the translated sequence MGHCYSRNISTVDDDDNEIPSVTAQLRHRRSVNNNNHQTSSSIPQSPAASEVNPYNISPFQSPLPAGVAPSPASTPGRKFKWPFPPPSPAKPIMAALRRRRGAAPQPRDGPIPEDREEVDHGRAGGSGAGGGIGGRLDKNFGFAKNFETKYELGKEVGRGHFGHTCWAKAKKGKIKGQTVAVKIISKSKMTSALSIEDVRREVKLLKALSGHSHMVKFYDVFEDADNVFVVMELCEGGELLDRILARGGRYPEADAKRILVQILSATAFFHLQGVVHRDLKPENFLFTSKNEDATLKVIDFGLSDFARFDQRLNDVVGSAYYVAPEVLHRSYSTEADIWSIGVISYILLCGSRPFYGRTESAIFRCVLRANPNFEDLPWPSISPIAKDFVKRLLNKDHRKRMTAAQALAHPWLRDENPGLLLDFSIYKLVKSYIRASPFRRAALKALSKAIPEEELVFLKAQFMLLDPEDGGLHLHNFTTALTRYATDAMIESRLPDILNMMQPLAHRKLDFEEFCAAAVSVYQLEALEEWEQIATIAFDNFEREGSRAISVQELAEEMSLGPNAYPLLKDWIRSSDGKLNFLGYAKFLHGVTVRSSSSRPTR